In Streptomyces sp. ML-6, the genomic stretch CCGTGCCGACAGCCGGTTTCCTGGTCACCGGATATGCTCTCGGTGTCATGATCGGTGCGCCGATCATGACCGTCCTCGGCACCAGGATCTCCCGCAAGAACATGCTCATGCTGCTCATGGGCCTGTTCATCCTCGGCAACCTGATCTCCGCCGTCGCCCCGGTCTTCGCCGTCATGCTGATCGGCCGGGTGGTGGCCTCGCTGGCCCACGGCGCCTTCTTCGGCATCGGCTCCGTCGTCGCCGCCGAACTGGTGGCGCCGGAGAAGAAGGCCGGTGCCATCTCCATGATGTTCACCGGCCTGACCGTGGCCAACGTCGTCGGGGTCCCCCTGGGCACCTTCGTGGGCCAGAGCGCCGGCTGGCGCGTGACCTTCCTGATCGTCGCCGGACTCGGCGTCCTGGGTCTGGTGGGTGTCGCCAAGCTCGTGCCCGACGTGCCCGCGCCGGAGGGGGTGCGACTGCGGGACGAAGTCGCCGCCTTCAGGAACACCCAGGTCATCCTGGCCATGGCCATGACGGTCCTCGGCTTCGGCGGCGTGTTCGCCGCGATCACCTACATCGCGCCGATGATGACCGAGGTCAGCGGCTTCGCGGAGTCCTCCGTGACCTGGCTGATGGTGGTCTTCGGGCTGGGCATGGTGGCGGGCAACCTCATCGGCGGCCGTTTCGCGGACCGCAAGCTCATGCCGATGCTCTACACCGCCCTGGGCGGTCTGGCACTGGTCCTGCTGCTGTTCACCTTCCTGGCCTCCGGCAAGGCCGCGTCCGTCGTGGCCGTCTTCCTCATCGGGGCCCTCGGCTTCGCCACCGTCCCGCCGCTGCAGAAGCGCGTCCTGGACCACGCCCACGGCGCCCCGACGCTGGCCTCCGCGGTCAACATCGGCGCCTTCAACCTGGGCAACGCCCTGTCCGCCTGGCTCGGCGGTCTGGTGATCTCGGCCGGTCTCGGCTACACCGCGCCCAACGCCGTCGGGGCCGTCCTGGCCGCCGCCGCCCTGGTGCTGGCCGTCGTCTCGCACCGGCTCGAACTGAGGCCGGCCCGCACCGCCGCCCCCGCCACGGTCCCCGCCGCCCCGGCGGAAGCCGTCCACTCCTGATTCACCCACACCCGCGCCGTACCGGCCGCGTGTCCCTCACCACTCTTCCCCCCTCCCACCAATACAAGGAATGCTCATGAGCACCATCGCCCCCGTGGCCCCGCTGACCGCCGACGACGCGGAGACCCTCGTCCGCGCCGCCCGCCACGCCGCCGACGCGGCAGGCGTCCCCGTCAGCATCACCGTCCTCGACGCGGGCGGGAACCTGCTGGCCTTCCGCCGTGACGAGCGCGCCGTGCTCATCTCCGGCGAGACCAGCACGGCCAAGGCCCGCACCGCCCTTCAGCTGAACGCGGCGACGGCCGACCTGGTCGACCTGGTCAAGCCGGGCGGACCCTTCCACTCCCTGCCCACCGCGCTGGACAAGCCCCTGCTGTTCATCGCCGGCGGGATACCGGTCCACCGCGACGGACAGCTGATCGGCGCCCTCGGCCTCGGCGGCGGCGCCCCCGAGCAGGACCACTCCTTCGCCCGGACCGCCCTCCAGGCCCTCTGAACCCACCCCCGGCCGGCGGGGCGGCGACGACCGGCAACGACGGACCGCCGCCCGCCCCGTTCCCCGGGCCCCTTCGACCCAACCCACTCACCATGTAAGGACCCCCGATGACCTCCGTACCGAACGTGACGCTCAACAACGGGGTGACCATGCCGCAGCTGGGCTTCGGCGTCTTCCAGGTCCCCGACGAGGAGACCACCGCCGCGGTCGCCAGTGCCCTGGAGGCCGGCTACCGCAGCATCGACACCGCCGCGGTCTACGGCAACGAGCGCGGGGTCGGCAAGGCCCTCGCCGCCTCCGGCATCCCCCGCGAGGAGCTGTTCGTCACGACCAAGCTGTGGAACGAGGACCAGGGCTACGACCGGGCCCTGGCCGCGTTCGACGCCTCCCTGGACAAGCTCGGCCTCGACCACGTCGACCTCTACCTCATCCACTGGCCCACCCCGGCCCGCGATCTGTACGTGCAGACCTACAAGGCGCTGGAGAAGATCCTCGCCGACGGACGGGCCCGTGCCATCGGTGTCTCCAACTTCCAGGTCTCCCACCTGCAGCAGCTCATGGAGCACACCGGTGTCACCCCGGCCGTCAACCAGGTGGAGCTGCACCCCGGCCTCCAGCAGAAGGAGTTGCGCGCCTTCCACGCCGAGCACGGCATCGCCACCGAGGCCTGGAGCCCCCTGGCCCAGGGCGCGGTCCTAGAGGACCAGGCGATCGTGGGAGTCGCCGAGGCACATGGCGTAACCCCGGCCCAGGTCGTGCTGCGCTGGCACCTGCAGACCGGCAACATCGTGATCCCCAAGTCCGTCACCCCCGCCCGCATCCGGCAGAACCTCGACGTCTTCGGCTTCCGACTCACCGACGCCGACATGGCCGCCATCGCGGGCCTCGACCGGGACCTGCGCACCGGCCCGGACCCCGACACCTTCAACTGACGCCGATCGATTCGCCCCCGCGGCGCCCGTCCACACCGGACGGGCACCGCGGGGCGCCGTCGTCACCGCAGCCGCTCCACCGTCCCGACGAGGAGAACGCCTCATGCAGATCGATCTCTCCGGCCGCACCGCCCTGGTCACCGGCTCCACCCAGGGCATCGGCCACGCCATCGCCACCGGTCTGGCCCGCGCAGGGGCCCGTGTGGTCGTCAACGGCCGCGGCGAGGAGCGCGTGGCGGAGGCCGTCCGCACCGTGCGCGAGGGCTCCGGCAGCGACAATGTCACCGGCGCCGCGGGCGACCTGGCGACGGAGCAGGGCGCCGCCGCCGTGCTGGAGACCGTGCCCGACGTCGACATCCTCGTCAACAACCTCGGGATCTTCGGCTCCGTGCCCCCGCTGGAGATCGACGACGCCGAGTGGCGCCGCTACTTCGAGGTCAACGTCCTCGCCTCCGTCCGGCTCATCCGCGCGTACCTGCCCGGCATGAAGGAACGGGGCTGGGGACGCGTCCTCAACCTCGCCAGCGACTCGGCCGTGGTCACCCCCGCCGAAATGATCCACTACGGCATGACGAAGACCTCGCTGCTCGCCGTCAGCCGCGGGTTCGCCAAGGACGCCGCCGGCACCGGTGTCACCGTCAACTCCGTCCTCGCCGGGCCGACCCACACCGGCGGCGTCGAGAACTTCGTCCGCGAACTCGTCGGCGACGAGCTGCCCTGGGACCGGGCGCAGCGCGAGTTCATGGTCACGCACCGCCCCCAGTCCCTGCTCCAGCGCCTCATCGAGCCCGAGGAGATCGCCAACATGGTCGTCTACCTCGCCTCGCCCCACGCCTCGGCCACCACCGGCGGCGCCGTGCGCGTCGACGGCGGCTACATCGATTCCATCCTGCCCTGAGCCCGGCGCCGGCCCGGTGGGCACTGGCCGGTGGTCCGTCAGGTCAGCAGCGCGACCAGGGTCTGCATGACGAACATCGAGCACGAGAGGACGACCACCGGGCCGTGAGAGGTTCCGTCCGTCTCCGGCCCAGGGTCCGGCGGGTATCGCCGCCCCAGTGAGTGAGAAAGTCCGTTCTCTCTCCACCGCCCCCGGTCCGTCCGAGGACTTGCGGTCCGGGGCGGGGCGGGGAGGCCGCGGTCCGTCCCGGCCCGTTCGCGCGGTGGCCGGTGCCCCAGTGCCTCAGTCGGCGGAGCGGCTCGCCAGGTACTCGGCCATGCCCGCACCGGTGAGCGGGTAGTAGTCGGACAACCGGGCGCCCTCGTCGAGGCGTTGCCGTGCGAACGCCTCGCGGTCCTGGTGCAGCAGGGCGTCCTCGGCCAGGGGGACGGCGCTGTGCTGCGGCACCACCACGGCGCCGTCCTCGTCGGCCACGATGAGGTCCCCCGGGGTCACCAGGGTGCCGCCGACACCGACCGGGACGTTGAACGCGGAGGGGAAGAGCTCCGTCTGCGAGGCGTAGTGCGGTGTCACTCCGGTGCACCAGACGGGCACGCCCAGGGCGCGGATGCGTGCCGCGTCGCGCACCCTTCCGTCCACCACGATGCCCGCGCCGCCGCGCAGTTTGAAGTAGC encodes the following:
- a CDS encoding MFS transporter gives rise to the protein MPLALLALAIGAFGIGTTEFVIMGLLPQVGADLGVSVPTAGFLVTGYALGVMIGAPIMTVLGTRISRKNMLMLLMGLFILGNLISAVAPVFAVMLIGRVVASLAHGAFFGIGSVVAAELVAPEKKAGAISMMFTGLTVANVVGVPLGTFVGQSAGWRVTFLIVAGLGVLGLVGVAKLVPDVPAPEGVRLRDEVAAFRNTQVILAMAMTVLGFGGVFAAITYIAPMMTEVSGFAESSVTWLMVVFGLGMVAGNLIGGRFADRKLMPMLYTALGGLALVLLLFTFLASGKAASVVAVFLIGALGFATVPPLQKRVLDHAHGAPTLASAVNIGAFNLGNALSAWLGGLVISAGLGYTAPNAVGAVLAAAALVLAVVSHRLELRPARTAAPATVPAAPAEAVHS
- a CDS encoding heme-binding protein, which translates into the protein MSTIAPVAPLTADDAETLVRAARHAADAAGVPVSITVLDAGGNLLAFRRDERAVLISGETSTAKARTALQLNAATADLVDLVKPGGPFHSLPTALDKPLLFIAGGIPVHRDGQLIGALGLGGGAPEQDHSFARTALQAL
- a CDS encoding aldo/keto reductase codes for the protein MTSVPNVTLNNGVTMPQLGFGVFQVPDEETTAAVASALEAGYRSIDTAAVYGNERGVGKALAASGIPREELFVTTKLWNEDQGYDRALAAFDASLDKLGLDHVDLYLIHWPTPARDLYVQTYKALEKILADGRARAIGVSNFQVSHLQQLMEHTGVTPAVNQVELHPGLQQKELRAFHAEHGIATEAWSPLAQGAVLEDQAIVGVAEAHGVTPAQVVLRWHLQTGNIVIPKSVTPARIRQNLDVFGFRLTDADMAAIAGLDRDLRTGPDPDTFN
- a CDS encoding SDR family oxidoreductase, which encodes MQIDLSGRTALVTGSTQGIGHAIATGLARAGARVVVNGRGEERVAEAVRTVREGSGSDNVTGAAGDLATEQGAAAVLETVPDVDILVNNLGIFGSVPPLEIDDAEWRRYFEVNVLASVRLIRAYLPGMKERGWGRVLNLASDSAVVTPAEMIHYGMTKTSLLAVSRGFAKDAAGTGVTVNSVLAGPTHTGGVENFVRELVGDELPWDRAQREFMVTHRPQSLLQRLIEPEEIANMVVYLASPHASATTGGAVRVDGGYIDSILP